From a single Eleginops maclovinus isolate JMC-PN-2008 ecotype Puerto Natales chromosome 18, JC_Emac_rtc_rv5, whole genome shotgun sequence genomic region:
- the LOC134879795 gene encoding E3 SUMO-protein ligase ZBED1-like, producing MVKAAQLNEWTRLQCFGHRLHLAIENAIKDDRVSRAIGQCRKLMGHFSHSWKKKAALTEAQKELKLPEHSLITECPTRWGSKEKMIARVLEQMTAISKVLSGDRHARPLIPTWQDAAVLKSIHKALHPLSEFTDALSGEEYVSISYLKPVLHLLATSVLAEDAEDTDLTRSIKTKVLAYLNDKYSDLITQELLDVASFMDPRFKTQYISADNLPAIKARLKTEMVESARRTHNQEKRSRTETAQNSPSAQASGGKAKKSLGSLFKTSVASSALPLPLEDVVEAELNSYLLSPVIDGEDDPLAWWKVHNIHFPRLCKMARKYLCVPATSAPSERLFSTGGNIVTCTRSSLKPAKVDMLVFLAKNLEL from the exons aaaaTGCAATCAAAGATGATAGAGTATCCAGAGCAATAGGGCAGTGCAGGAAGTTGATGGGGCACTTCTCCCACAGTTGGAAGAAAAAGGCAGCGCTCACTGAGGCACAGAAGGAGCTTAAGCTTCCTGAGCACTCTCTCATTACTGAGTGCCCTACAAGATGGGGgtccaaagagaaaatgattgccAGAGTGCTGGAACAGATGACAGCCATATCAAAGGTATTGTCAGGTGACCGACATGCACGCCCCCTCATCCCAACCTGGCAGGATGCTGCCGTGTTGAAGTCCATTCATAAGGCACTGCATCCTCTCTCCGAATTTACTGATGCTCTTTCTGGAGAGGAGTATGTGAGCATCTCCTACCTCAAGCCAGTTCTCCATCTTCTGGCAACATCAGTCTTGGCTGAAGATGCTGAGGACACTGATCTGACTAGATCAATTAAAACCAAGGTCCTGGCTTACCTCAACGACAAGTATAGTGACCTCATCACCCAGGAGCTTTTGGATGTTGCGTCTTTCATGGACCCTAGGTTCAAAACGCAATACATCAGCGCAGACAACCTTCCTGCCATTAAGGCCCGACTGAAGACAGAAATGGTGGAATCAGCAAGACGTACACATAATCAG GAGAAGAGGTCTCGCACTGAAACCGCTCAAAATTCTCCAAGTGCACAGGCCTCTGGGGGAAAGGCAAAGAAGTCTCTTGGtagtctttttaaaaccagtgtGGCCTCTTCAGCTTTGCCTCTGCCACTTGAAGATGTCGTGGAGGCAGAGTTGAATAGTTACCTGTTGAGCCCTGTCATTGACGGAGAGGATGATCCCTTAGCCTGGTGGAAGGTGCACAACATTCACTTTCCACGACTGTGCAAGATGGCCCGCAAATATCTATGTGTGCCAGCCACAAGTGCCCCCTCAGAGCGTTTGTTCAGCACTGGAGGGAATATAGTGACTTGCACTCGCTCATCCTTAAAGCCAGCAAAAGTTGATATGCTGGTCTTCCTAGCAAAAAACCTTGAGCTATGA